CTCCTTCGTGGAGAACGGCCCCGGCAAGGCCACCTTCGAAGGGAAGTGACGTGACCGACCCCGCCCCGAACCCGCACGCGACCGAGGAAGAGGTCAAGGCGGCGTATTCGGACCCCAAGCTGGCCAACATCCTCTACCACGACTGGGAGGCAGGCACCTACGACGAGAAGTGGTCGATCTCGTACGACGAGCGCTGCATCTCCTACGCCACCGACGTGTTCAACGCCGTGGCGGGCGAGGAGGGCCAGCCCTATCCGACCGCGATGGAGCTGGGCAGCGGCACCGGGTTCTTCCTGCTCAACCTGATGCAGGGCGGGGTGATCAAGAAGGGTTCGGTCACCGACCTCTCGCCGGGCATGGTGCAGGTCGCGCTGCGCAACGCCGAGAACCTGGGCCTGGACGTGGACGGCCGGGTGGCCGACGCGGAGCGCATCCCGTACCCGGACAACAGCTTCGACCTGGTGGTCGGGCACGCGGTGCTGCACCACATCCCGGACGTGCCGGGCGCGCTGCGCGAGGTGCTGCGGGTGCTCAAGCCGGGCGGCCGGTTCGTCTTCGCCGGTGAGCCGACGAAGATCGGCAACTTCTACGCGCGCAAGCTCGGCCAGCTGACCTGGTGGCTGACCACCAACGTCACCAAGGTCCCGGCGCTGAGCGGCTGGCGGCGCCCGCAGGAGGAGCTGGACGAGTCCTCGCGCGCGGCGGCGCTGGAGGCCGTGGTCGACATCCACACGTTCGACCCGTCCGAGCTGGAGCGCATGGCCCTGGGCGCGGGCGCGGTCGACGTCCGTGCGGTCACCGAGGAGTTCAGCGCGGCGCTGGCCGGCTGGCCGATCCGCACGTTCGAGGCGGCGGTGCCGCAGGAGAAGCTCACGGTGCGGTGGCGGATGTTCGCCTACCACCTGTGGCTGAGGCTGTCCGCGCTGGACAAGAAGGTGCTGTCCAAGGTGCTGCCGCGCGAGCTGTTCTACAACGTGATGATCACCGGTATCAAGCCGTAAGTGCCCTACGCGTTCACCCTCGACGACGTCGCCTTCCTCCGCTCGGAGGAAGGCGCGCGTGCGCTGGCCCAGGTCGGCGAGCTGCCGTTGACCGACCGGATCGCGGACGTGGCGGCCGCGCGGAAGGTGGCCGGTGAGCGGTTCGCCGCGGTGCTGGAGACCGTGCTGCTGCGACGCAAGGGCAAGCTCGACCCGTCCTGGCTCTACACCGGCGACGCGCTGCAGCAGGCCAGCGTGCCGCCGGTGGCGCGGCACCGCGCGGAGCGGCTGGCCGGCCGCGACGTGCACGACGTGACCTGTTCGATCGGCGCCGACCTCGCCGAGCTGGCCCGGGTCGCGCGCCGGTGCCTCGGCTCCGACCTGGACCCGGTCCGGCTGGCGATGGCACGGCACAACTGCCCCGGCGTTGCGGTGGTCCAGGCCGACGCGTTGCGGCCGGTCAGCCGGGACGCGGTGGTCGTGGCTGATCCGGCCCGCCGTGACTCGGCGGGCCGCCGGACCTGGCGTCCGTCCGATTTCGCGCCGCCGCTTGACCAGCTCGCCGAGGTCTACGCGGGCCGCGACCTCGCGGTGAAGTGCGCCCCCGGCCTGGACCCGGCGGCCGCGCCGTGGGCGGCGGAGATCGAGCTGGTGTCGCTCGACGGCCAGGTCCGGGAGGCCTGCGTGTGGAGCGCCGGCCTGGCCACCGCTTCGCGGCGAGCGACCGTGCTGCGCTCGCACGGTACACAGTGGACGATCACCGACCGGGACCCGTCGGACGTCGGCGCCGCCGGGCCGGGCGAGTGGATCGTGGACCCGGACGGCGCGGTCGTGCGGGCGGGCCTGGTCAAGCACTACGCGGCCCGGCACGGGCTGTGGCAGCTCGACGAGCGGATCGCCTACCTGACCGGTGACGTGCCACCGCCCGGCGTGCGCGCCTTCCGCGTCCTGGAGCACGGCCACTACCAGGAGAAATCGCTGCGTTCGTTGCTGCGGGCCCGCGGCGTCGGGAGGCTGGAGATCCTCGTCCGCGGCCTCGACGTCGACCCGGACGCGCTGCGCAAGCGGCTCAAGCTCGCGGGCGACCAGGAGGCCAGCGTGGTGCTCACGCGGATCGGCCGCGCACCCCACTTCTTCCTCTGTCGCGCGGAGCGGATCCCGGGGTAGGTTCTCGGGTCGTCGACCGTTGACGAGGAGGCCCCGTGTTGCGTGAGAAAATGTCCGGTTTGGCCAAATTGGCCGCCGCTGCCGCGATCGGCGCCACCGTCGCCGGGGGCGCCACGGCCGTCGCCACCTCGGGCGGCAGCCACGAGCCGGACAACCTCGGCCAGGTCAAGCTCGACGTCAAGGCCTACTACGGCGACCAGGTGGACGCGGACGGCAAGCACCACGAGTCCGACCGCAGCCAGTGGGCCGCCGACGTCCGCCGCCAGGTCGAGGGAGCCGAGCACTACCTCGCGATCCGCCTCCAGCAGGGCGTGCGCAACCCGGCGATCGTGCTGGACATCGACGACACCTCCGAGGTCACCTACGGCTGGGAAGCCGACAACGACTTCGGCTTCGACCCGGTCAAGCAGGAGAAGGCCATCAACGACGGCGCCTTCCCGGCGATCAAGCCGACCCTGGAACTGGCGAACTGGGCCGCGCAGCACGGCGTGGACGTCTACTTCCTGACCGGCCGCAAGGAGCACCAGGGCCCGGCGTCGCTGAAGAACCTGGCGAACGAGGGCTACCCGGCGCCCGCGGCGGCGTTCTTCAAGCCGGAGACCACCGCGCCGGACTACCTGCCGTGCGGCCTGACCTGCGACACCGTGCAGTACAAGTCCGGCACGCGGGCGCACATCGAAGCCACCGGCGCGACGATCGTGCTCAACCTCGGCGACCAGTACAGCGACCTCGAAGGCGGCCACGCGGAGCGGCCGGTCAAGCTGCCGAACCCGATGTACTACCTGCCCTGACGCGGGATCGCGCCGTCCTTGGCCAGCACCGGCGCGGACACCTCGACCGTCTCCGGGTACTTGACGCCCGCGCCGGTGTTGAGGACGACGACCTCGTCGTCCGCGGAGAGCCAGCCCGATCCGCGGAGTTTGCGGACCGCGGCGAAGCACGCGGCGCCCTCGGGGCAGACGAACGTGCCCTCGGCGCGCGCGAGGTTGCCCTGCTCGGCCAGCAGTTCCTCGTCGGTGACGGCGATCGCGGTGCCCCCGGTGGAGTAGACGG
The window above is part of the Amycolatopsis thermoflava N1165 genome. Proteins encoded here:
- a CDS encoding HAD family acid phosphatase — its product is MSGLAKLAAAAAIGATVAGGATAVATSGGSHEPDNLGQVKLDVKAYYGDQVDADGKHHESDRSQWAADVRRQVEGAEHYLAIRLQQGVRNPAIVLDIDDTSEVTYGWEADNDFGFDPVKQEKAINDGAFPAIKPTLELANWAAQHGVDVYFLTGRKEHQGPASLKNLANEGYPAPAAAFFKPETTAPDYLPCGLTCDTVQYKSGTRAHIEATGATIVLNLGDQYSDLEGGHAERPVKLPNPMYYLP
- a CDS encoding THUMP-like domain-containing protein, with the translated sequence MPYAFTLDDVAFLRSEEGARALAQVGELPLTDRIADVAAARKVAGERFAAVLETVLLRRKGKLDPSWLYTGDALQQASVPPVARHRAERLAGRDVHDVTCSIGADLAELARVARRCLGSDLDPVRLAMARHNCPGVAVVQADALRPVSRDAVVVADPARRDSAGRRTWRPSDFAPPLDQLAEVYAGRDLAVKCAPGLDPAAAPWAAEIELVSLDGQVREACVWSAGLATASRRATVLRSHGTQWTITDRDPSDVGAAGPGEWIVDPDGAVVRAGLVKHYAARHGLWQLDERIAYLTGDVPPPGVRAFRVLEHGHYQEKSLRSLLRARGVGRLEILVRGLDVDPDALRKRLKLAGDQEASVVLTRIGRAPHFFLCRAERIPG
- a CDS encoding class I SAM-dependent methyltransferase, whose amino-acid sequence is MTDPAPNPHATEEEVKAAYSDPKLANILYHDWEAGTYDEKWSISYDERCISYATDVFNAVAGEEGQPYPTAMELGSGTGFFLLNLMQGGVIKKGSVTDLSPGMVQVALRNAENLGLDVDGRVADAERIPYPDNSFDLVVGHAVLHHIPDVPGALREVLRVLKPGGRFVFAGEPTKIGNFYARKLGQLTWWLTTNVTKVPALSGWRRPQEELDESSRAAALEAVVDIHTFDPSELERMALGAGAVDVRAVTEEFSAALAGWPIRTFEAAVPQEKLTVRWRMFAYHLWLRLSALDKKVLSKVLPRELFYNVMITGIKP